In Micromonospora sp. NBC_01813, the following are encoded in one genomic region:
- a CDS encoding 2-oxoacid:acceptor oxidoreductase subunit alpha: MAKQVRQLDRVVIRFAGDSGDGMQLTGDRFTSETAQLGNDISTLPNFPAEIRAPAGTLPGVSSFQVHFADYDILTPGDSPNVLVAMNPAALKANLGDLPRGADIIVNTDEFTRRNLAKVGYAVSPLEDGSLDGYALHPVALTSMTIGALAELDVSKKDAERAKNMFALGLLSWMYSRPYASTIRFLERKFAKRPDLVAANIAAFKAGWNFGETTEDFSVRYEVKPARMRPGTYRNITGNAALSLGLVAAGVRAKLPVFLGAYPITPASDILHELSKHKRFGVITMQAEDEIAAIGAALGASYGGALGITTTSGPGVALKGETISLAVALELPLVIVDVQRAGPSTGLPTKTEQADLNMALYGRHGEAPVAVIAPRSPSDCFHAAIEAARIALTYRTPVLLLSDNYVANGSEPWLLPDVDSLPDLQVEFATAPNDADGKTFLPYLRDPQTLARPWAIPGTPGLEHRIGGLEKADKTGDISYDPANHDFMVRTRQARIDTIPVPDVEVEDPDGDARTLVLGWGSTYGPIGAACRALRQRGLSIAQTHLRHLAPLPANLGAVLGSYDRVVIPEMNLGQLAHVIRARYLVDAIGYNQVRGLPFTATELETMLEEVVKNV; the protein is encoded by the coding sequence GTGGCCAAGCAGGTCCGTCAACTGGATCGGGTGGTCATCCGTTTCGCTGGCGACTCCGGTGATGGTATGCAGCTGACCGGTGACCGGTTCACCTCGGAGACCGCTCAGCTCGGTAACGACATCTCGACGTTGCCGAACTTCCCCGCCGAGATCCGGGCACCCGCCGGCACGTTGCCGGGGGTCTCCAGCTTCCAGGTGCACTTCGCCGACTACGACATCCTCACCCCGGGTGACTCGCCGAACGTCCTCGTCGCGATGAACCCGGCCGCGTTGAAGGCCAATCTGGGTGATCTGCCCCGCGGCGCGGACATCATCGTCAACACCGACGAGTTCACCCGGCGCAACCTGGCGAAGGTCGGCTACGCCGTCAGCCCGTTGGAGGACGGTTCGCTCGACGGCTACGCCCTGCACCCGGTGGCGTTGACGTCGATGACCATCGGTGCTCTCGCCGAGCTGGACGTCTCCAAGAAGGACGCCGAGCGGGCCAAGAACATGTTCGCGCTCGGCCTGCTGTCGTGGATGTACTCGCGGCCGTACGCCTCGACGATCCGGTTCCTGGAGCGCAAGTTCGCCAAGCGCCCGGACCTGGTCGCGGCCAACATCGCCGCGTTCAAGGCGGGCTGGAACTTCGGCGAGACGACCGAGGACTTCTCGGTCCGCTACGAGGTGAAACCGGCCCGGATGCGACCGGGTACGTACCGCAACATCACCGGCAACGCGGCGTTGTCGCTGGGCCTGGTCGCGGCCGGGGTCCGGGCGAAGCTGCCGGTGTTCCTCGGCGCCTACCCGATCACCCCCGCGTCGGACATCCTGCACGAGCTGAGCAAGCACAAGCGGTTCGGCGTGATCACCATGCAGGCCGAGGACGAGATCGCCGCGATCGGCGCGGCGCTCGGCGCCTCGTACGGCGGTGCGCTCGGCATCACCACGACGTCCGGGCCGGGTGTCGCGCTCAAGGGGGAGACGATCTCCCTGGCGGTGGCGTTGGAGCTGCCGCTGGTCATCGTGGACGTGCAGCGGGCCGGGCCGTCGACCGGGTTGCCGACCAAGACCGAGCAGGCCGACCTGAACATGGCGCTGTACGGCCGGCACGGTGAGGCACCGGTCGCGGTGATCGCGCCCCGGTCGCCGTCGGACTGCTTCCACGCCGCGATCGAGGCGGCCCGGATCGCGTTGACCTACCGCACCCCGGTGCTGCTGCTGTCGGACAACTACGTGGCCAACGGCTCGGAGCCGTGGCTGCTGCCGGACGTCGACTCCCTGCCCGACCTGCAGGTCGAGTTCGCCACCGCCCCGAACGACGCCGACGGCAAGACCTTCCTGCCGTACCTGCGGGACCCACAGACGTTGGCCCGGCCATGGGCGATCCCCGGTACCCCCGGGCTGGAGCACCGGATCGGCGGTCTGGAGAAGGCCGACAAGACCGGTGACATCTCCTACGATCCGGCCAACCACGACTTCATGGTGCGGACCCGGCAGGCGCGCATCGACACCATCCCGGTGCCGGACGTCGAGGTCGAGGACCCGGACGGCGATGCCCGGACGCTGGTGCTGGGCTGGGGTTCGACGTACGGGCCGATCGGCGCCGCCTGCCGGGCGTTGCGTCAGCGGGGACTGTCGATCGCCCAGACGCATCTGCGTCATCTGGCGCCGTTGCCGGCGAACCTCGGTGCGGTGCTGGGCTCCTACGACCGGGTGGTGATCCCGGAGATGAACCTGGGTCAGTTGGCGCATGTGATCCGGGCCCGCTACCTGGTCGACGCGATCGGCTACAACCAGGTCCGTGGGCTGCCGTTCACCGCCACCGAGCTGGAGACCATGCTGGAAGAGGTCGTGAAGAATGTCTGA
- a CDS encoding 2-oxoacid:ferredoxin oxidoreductase subunit beta produces the protein MSESAPNGRSGAGTPVALKLTAKDFKSDQEVRWCPGCGDYAILAAVQSFMPELNIARERTVFVSGIGCSSRFPYYMNTYGMHSIHGRAPAIATGLSVSRPDLSVWVVTGDGDALSIGGNHLIHALRRNVNLKILLFNNRIYGLTKGQYSPTSEIGKITKSTPVGSADSPFNPLSLALGAEATFVARTIDSDRKHLQSVLRAAAEHQGSAFVEIYQNCNIFNDGAFEQLKEPATRDDFVIRLEHGKPITFGADGQFCVVHPQGGFGLEVVETASVPADDIVVHDATIAEPAYAFALSRLPGTDLRNTPIGVFRSVDRPSYDSLIQAQMAEAKAKVESTPEEMLAGLLSSGDTWTID, from the coding sequence ATGTCTGAGTCCGCCCCCAACGGACGCTCCGGCGCTGGTACGCCGGTGGCGCTCAAGCTGACCGCCAAGGACTTCAAGTCCGACCAGGAGGTGCGCTGGTGCCCTGGTTGCGGCGACTACGCGATCCTGGCCGCGGTGCAGTCGTTCATGCCGGAGCTGAACATCGCCCGGGAACGGACCGTCTTCGTCTCCGGTATCGGCTGCTCGTCCCGCTTCCCGTACTACATGAACACGTACGGGATGCACTCGATCCATGGTCGGGCGCCGGCGATCGCGACCGGCCTGTCGGTGTCGCGGCCGGATCTGTCGGTGTGGGTGGTCACCGGCGACGGTGACGCCCTGTCGATCGGCGGCAACCACCTGATCCACGCGCTGCGCCGCAACGTCAACCTGAAGATCCTGCTGTTCAACAACCGGATCTACGGGTTGACCAAGGGCCAGTACTCGCCGACCTCCGAGATCGGCAAGATCACCAAGTCGACGCCGGTCGGCTCGGCGGACTCACCGTTCAACCCGCTGTCGCTGGCGCTGGGCGCCGAGGCGACGTTCGTCGCCCGGACCATCGACTCGGACCGTAAGCATCTGCAGTCGGTGCTGCGGGCGGCGGCCGAGCATCAGGGCTCGGCCTTCGTGGAGATCTACCAGAACTGCAACATCTTCAACGACGGCGCCTTCGAGCAGCTCAAGGAGCCGGCGACCCGGGACGACTTCGTGATCCGGCTGGAGCACGGCAAGCCGATCACCTTCGGTGCCGACGGGCAGTTCTGCGTGGTTCACCCGCAGGGCGGCTTCGGTCTGGAGGTCGTCGAGACCGCGTCCGTGCCAGCCGACGACATCGTGGTGCACGACGCGACCATCGCCGAGCCGGCGTACGCGTTCGCGTTGTCCCGGCTACCCGGCACCGACCTGCGCAACACTCCGATCGGCGTGTTCCGCAGCGTCGACCGGCCCAGCTACGACAGCCTGATCCAGGCCCAGATGGCCGAGGCGAAGGCGAAGGTCGAAAGCACCCCGGAGGAGATGTTGGCCGGGCTGCTCAGCAGCGGCGACACCTGGACCATCGACTGA
- a CDS encoding potassium channel family protein has product MIHFPAVRQGPLKALSVRLFAAVALVFAVVGVVYLDREGYRDVNEDGISLLDCFYYAVVSLSTTGYGDIAPVSDSARLINVLIITPARVVFLIILVGTTLEVLTEQYRTNLRLTRWRKKVKDHVIICGYGTKGRSAVSALLENGFDKQHIVVVESSGVALRQATAAGLVAVEGSATRSSVLNEAHVKHAKAVIIATDSDDASVLVTLTARQLTAGKVRIIAAAREAENAPLLRQSGAHHVIVSSATAGRLLGLSTSAPPLIDVVEDLLTPGQGMALAMRSATRDEVGLPPRQLANLVIALIRRGRVVSLAEPDSIQIETGDLLVYVRDDRTSAGSPSVAG; this is encoded by the coding sequence GTGATTCACTTTCCCGCCGTACGCCAGGGGCCGCTGAAGGCGTTGAGCGTTCGCCTGTTCGCCGCGGTCGCGCTGGTGTTCGCCGTGGTCGGCGTGGTCTACCTCGACCGTGAGGGCTACCGCGACGTCAACGAGGACGGCATCTCCCTGCTGGACTGCTTCTACTACGCGGTGGTCAGCCTCTCCACCACCGGGTACGGCGACATCGCCCCGGTCAGCGACAGCGCCCGGCTGATCAACGTCCTGATCATCACGCCGGCCCGGGTGGTGTTCCTGATCATCCTGGTCGGCACCACCCTGGAAGTGCTCACCGAGCAGTACCGGACCAACCTTCGACTGACCCGGTGGAGAAAGAAAGTGAAGGACCACGTCATCATCTGCGGCTACGGCACCAAGGGCCGCAGCGCCGTGTCTGCCCTGCTGGAGAACGGCTTCGACAAGCAGCACATCGTCGTCGTCGAGAGCAGCGGCGTCGCGCTACGGCAGGCCACCGCGGCCGGCCTGGTCGCCGTCGAAGGATCGGCGACCCGGTCGTCGGTCCTCAACGAGGCACACGTCAAGCACGCCAAGGCGGTGATCATCGCGACCGACAGCGACGACGCGTCCGTCCTGGTCACCCTGACCGCACGCCAGTTGACCGCCGGGAAGGTGCGGATCATCGCCGCCGCCCGGGAAGCCGAGAACGCTCCGCTGCTGCGGCAGAGCGGAGCGCATCACGTGATCGTGTCGTCCGCCACCGCCGGCCGGCTGCTCGGCCTGTCGACCTCCGCGCCGCCACTGATCGACGTGGTGGAGGATCTGCTGACTCCGGGGCAGGGCATGGCGTTGGCGATGCGCTCAGCCACCCGCGACGAGGTCGGCCTCCCGCCCCGCCAGTTGGCCAATCTGGTGATCGCACTGATCCGGCGGGGCCGCGTCGTGTCGCTCGCCGAGCCCGACAGCATCCAGATCGAGACCGGTGACCTGCTGGTCTACGTCCGGGACGACCGGACCTCGGCAGGTAGCCCGTCGGTGGCCGGCTGA
- a CDS encoding phospholipase, with product MHRRLTTLLTATLLGLTGALGSAGPAAAVPADKPAVLSSFTQTTASSYNAWNSARLNQGSWAAYQFDWSTDYCSSSPDNPLGFSFQLSCQRHDFGYRNYRAAGQFSANKARVDNAFYEDLKRVCATYNSVVRPACLSLAWTYYQAVKIFGAPEVDSADLERAAQLMAAGPQLVGTTE from the coding sequence ATGCACCGTCGCCTGACCACCCTGCTCACCGCCACCCTCCTCGGCCTGACCGGCGCCCTCGGGTCAGCCGGGCCGGCCGCCGCCGTCCCCGCCGACAAGCCCGCCGTCCTGTCCAGCTTCACCCAGACGACCGCCAGCAGCTACAACGCCTGGAACTCGGCCCGGCTCAACCAGGGATCCTGGGCCGCCTACCAGTTCGACTGGTCCACCGACTACTGCTCGTCCAGCCCGGACAACCCGCTCGGCTTCTCGTTCCAACTCTCCTGCCAACGGCACGACTTCGGCTACCGCAACTACCGGGCGGCCGGCCAGTTCTCGGCCAACAAGGCACGGGTGGACAACGCCTTCTACGAGGACCTCAAGCGGGTCTGCGCCACCTACAACAGTGTGGTGCGGCCGGCCTGCCTGAGCCTCGCGTGGACGTACTACCAGGCGGTCAAGATCTTCGGCGCTCCGGAGGTCGACTCGGCCGACCTGGAGCGCGCCGCACAGCTGATGGCCGCCGGTCCGCAACTGGTCGGCACCACCGAGTGA
- a CDS encoding ATP-binding protein, whose product MSAPIALPSGLVTFMFTDIEGSTRLARLLGSDYRPVLSEHRRLVRHTLSASDGAELFTEGDSFFAAFADASAALDACRRAQRALAAHPWPAPEAAPRVRMGLHTGHAEPVGGEYTSPEVHRAARIAAAAHGGQVLCSAATARAVGPLPADVTLLDLGLYRLRGFDDRERLYQLIAPGLERQFPRPRTADAATHNLPNQISSFVGRRAERRELRRLVTANRLVTVVGAGGAGKTRLAVEVATEPGGQPRAVAVPVSRDAGRLVERHPDGVWFVDVATVTDPGLVAFAIAAVFGLRPEPGRPILETVVEYVAARRLLLVLDTCDAQPTACAEVITRLLTGSRQARVLATSREPLGVPGEVVWRIPPLSAEPGPAGGPSDAVALLLDRTVAARGGRLPDPAESAQLHRVAARLDGLPLAIELAAARLRVLSVAQLAERLDDVLGVLDAGQEEAVGADRIAGRRHGTLQATVTWSYRTLAPRAARLLRWMSVFAGPVDLGTVQWLLDDDPLGPLAVLVDKSMLQAEPAAGATSYRMLDPIRAYAALRLADVGEEQAARDRHVAWALHALQRAYLGPDGQPVTLSLYALDPLADELRAALRWSATGGSARRGLQLASGLDQWWRERGLAREGRLWLFRLYGRIAETGEVIPEAELAAAYHLHSQHAGADGEFGEELRFSHRAEAAARRAGDVGLLARVLAGRGASLIDLGQFAEAEQLCREVIGWAAANGAVGDALFAVYSLAELLCRRGALDEAAEVLATARPAEAARPAERGRRTVDMLLGMVALARRDLVAAHDHLVVALRSRMRYGFHRRACDTLNAMAVRCALGGDPATAARLFGAAQATRAALRSTAGMFDGYWAQEQDNLRAAIGDAAFDAGYAEGSRMSLVEAAALALAVEHPDLATGVRWFVDESAGVGGDGGGPGPG is encoded by the coding sequence GTGTCGGCACCGATCGCACTGCCGAGTGGCCTGGTCACCTTCATGTTCACCGACATCGAAGGCTCGACCAGACTCGCCCGGCTGCTCGGCAGCGACTACCGCCCGGTGCTCAGTGAACACCGACGGTTGGTTCGACACACCCTGTCGGCCAGCGATGGCGCTGAGTTGTTCACCGAAGGGGACTCGTTCTTCGCGGCCTTCGCCGACGCGTCCGCCGCGCTGGACGCCTGCCGGCGCGCCCAGCGGGCGTTGGCCGCGCACCCCTGGCCGGCACCGGAGGCGGCGCCACGGGTCCGGATGGGGCTGCACACCGGACACGCCGAGCCGGTCGGCGGCGAGTACACCAGCCCCGAGGTGCACCGGGCCGCTCGGATCGCGGCGGCCGCGCACGGCGGTCAGGTGCTCTGCTCCGCCGCCACCGCGCGAGCGGTCGGACCGCTGCCGGCCGACGTCACCCTGCTCGACCTCGGGCTGTACCGGCTGCGTGGATTCGACGACCGGGAACGCCTGTACCAACTGATCGCCCCGGGCCTGGAGCGGCAGTTCCCGCGGCCCCGTACCGCCGACGCGGCCACCCACAACCTGCCGAATCAGATCAGTTCCTTCGTCGGACGCCGGGCCGAACGGCGGGAGCTTCGGCGACTCGTCACGGCGAACCGGCTGGTCACCGTGGTGGGTGCCGGTGGTGCCGGCAAGACCAGGCTGGCGGTGGAGGTCGCGACCGAACCAGGTGGGCAGCCGCGGGCCGTGGCGGTACCGGTGAGCCGCGACGCCGGCCGCCTGGTCGAGCGGCATCCGGACGGTGTCTGGTTCGTCGACGTGGCCACCGTCACCGATCCCGGTCTGGTCGCGTTCGCCATCGCTGCCGTGTTCGGCCTGCGACCGGAGCCGGGTCGGCCGATCCTGGAGACCGTCGTGGAGTACGTCGCGGCCCGGCGGCTGCTGCTGGTGCTCGACACCTGTGACGCCCAGCCCACCGCCTGCGCCGAGGTGATCACCCGGTTGCTTACCGGGAGTCGGCAGGCGCGGGTGCTGGCGACCAGTCGGGAGCCGCTGGGGGTACCCGGCGAGGTGGTCTGGCGGATCCCGCCGTTGTCCGCGGAGCCGGGCCCGGCCGGTGGGCCGAGCGACGCGGTCGCGTTGTTGCTGGACCGGACGGTGGCGGCGCGCGGCGGCCGGCTGCCGGATCCGGCCGAGTCCGCGCAACTGCACCGGGTGGCTGCCCGGCTCGACGGTCTGCCCCTGGCGATCGAGCTGGCCGCGGCCCGGCTGCGGGTGCTCTCGGTGGCGCAGCTGGCCGAGCGTCTCGACGATGTGCTCGGCGTGCTGGACGCGGGCCAGGAGGAGGCGGTCGGGGCGGACCGGATCGCCGGGCGTCGGCACGGCACCCTGCAGGCCACCGTCACCTGGTCCTACCGGACCCTGGCGCCCCGGGCCGCCCGGCTGCTGCGCTGGATGTCGGTCTTCGCCGGTCCGGTCGACCTGGGCACGGTGCAATGGCTGCTCGACGACGATCCACTCGGCCCGCTCGCGGTGCTGGTCGACAAGTCGATGCTCCAGGCCGAGCCGGCGGCGGGCGCGACCAGCTACCGGATGCTCGATCCGATCCGGGCGTACGCGGCGCTGCGGCTGGCCGACGTCGGCGAGGAGCAGGCCGCCCGGGACCGGCACGTGGCCTGGGCGCTACATGCGCTGCAACGGGCGTACCTCGGGCCGGACGGGCAGCCGGTGACCCTGTCGCTGTATGCCCTCGATCCGCTCGCCGACGAGCTGCGTGCCGCCCTGCGGTGGAGCGCGACCGGCGGCAGCGCCCGGCGCGGGCTGCAACTGGCCAGCGGGCTGGACCAGTGGTGGCGCGAGCGTGGGTTGGCCCGGGAGGGTCGGCTCTGGCTGTTCCGGCTGTACGGGCGGATCGCCGAGACCGGCGAGGTGATTCCGGAGGCGGAGCTGGCTGCCGCGTACCACCTGCACTCGCAGCACGCCGGTGCGGACGGTGAGTTCGGCGAGGAGCTGCGGTTCTCGCACCGTGCCGAAGCCGCTGCCCGGCGGGCCGGCGACGTGGGGCTGCTGGCCCGGGTGCTGGCCGGTCGGGGTGCGTCGCTGATCGATCTCGGTCAGTTCGCCGAGGCGGAGCAGTTGTGCCGGGAGGTGATCGGCTGGGCGGCGGCCAACGGCGCGGTCGGTGACGCCCTGTTCGCCGTCTACAGCCTCGCCGAGCTGCTCTGCCGGCGTGGCGCGTTGGACGAGGCGGCGGAGGTGCTGGCGACCGCCCGGCCGGCGGAGGCGGCCCGGCCGGCGGAGCGGGGTCGGCGCACCGTCGACATGCTGCTCGGCATGGTGGCGCTGGCCCGTCGGGACCTGGTCGCCGCGCACGACCACCTGGTGGTCGCGCTGCGGTCCCGGATGCGGTACGGCTTCCATCGGCGGGCCTGCGACACGTTGAACGCGATGGCGGTCCGGTGCGCGCTCGGTGGGGATCCGGCGACTGCGGCCCGGCTGTTCGGGGCCGCTCAGGCGACCCGGGCCGCGCTGCGCAGCACCGCCGGGATGTTCGACGGCTACTGGGCGCAGGAGCAGGACAACCTCCGGGCGGCGATCGGGGACGCCGCGTTCGATGCCGGCTACGCCGAAGGTAGCCGGATGAGTCTGGTCGAGGCGGCGGCGTTGGCGCTCGCGGTGGAGCATCCGGATCTGGCCACCGGCGTCCGCTGGTTCGTCGACGAGTCCGCCGGGGTGGGCGGCGACGGCGGCGGGCCCGGCCCCGGGTGA
- a CDS encoding FmdB family zinc ribbon protein produces MPRYEYRCRACGDTFEVNRPMTQASASASCPQGHSDTVKLLSTVALTGRGVGGGGALPAAPPAGGGGCCGGGCGC; encoded by the coding sequence ATGCCCCGGTACGAGTATCGCTGTCGCGCCTGTGGCGACACCTTCGAGGTCAACCGTCCGATGACCCAGGCCAGCGCCTCGGCGTCCTGCCCGCAGGGTCATTCGGACACAGTCAAGCTGCTCTCCACGGTCGCCCTCACCGGACGCGGTGTCGGCGGCGGGGGAGCGCTGCCGGCCGCTCCACCAGCCGGTGGTGGCGGGTGCTGCGGTGGCGGGTGCGGATGCTGA
- a CDS encoding lytic transglycosylase domain-containing protein, whose product MVEDGEGTPTPYRLRPPVPAPAPAGDATPTAASGGAPTPTGGGAQPADPQEADPQPADPPTAPDKSAPQPAAVAPLQRTTTTAAESADGESEPSTADPKPTAADPKPSTADPKPSTAELKPTASYRRMDAPFASRASWLHPARLRPVGRGARRLGRAVGAWGRRPTGRLVVPGLLLLALIAGSGTAGAVLVPATAGTPAPTATSTIETTAVPELPPAADPELFDPDLPSLGEQDDPLTPAGPARPASALSPWAAQTASRVSIPVVALEAYGYAELVLANTTPGCNLSWTTLAAIGMIESTHGTANGSRLDSDGRANPPIIGLPLDGAGGRQRIADTDDGRLDNDPVLDRAVGPMQFIPTTWAEFGVDADNDGATDPQDIDDAALAAANYLCRNGRNLSNPSDWWSAILSYNNVQPYAQAVFDTANEYGVRSRT is encoded by the coding sequence ATGGTCGAGGACGGGGAAGGCACACCGACGCCGTACCGGTTGCGTCCGCCGGTGCCGGCGCCCGCGCCCGCCGGGGACGCGACACCCACGGCGGCCAGCGGGGGCGCACCCACTCCGACCGGTGGCGGCGCCCAGCCGGCCGACCCGCAGGAAGCCGACCCGCAGCCGGCCGACCCGCCGACAGCCCCGGACAAGTCGGCGCCGCAGCCGGCGGCGGTCGCGCCGCTACAGCGAACGACCACCACGGCGGCCGAGTCCGCTGACGGCGAATCGGAGCCGAGCACAGCCGACCCCAAGCCCACCGCGGCCGATCCCAAGCCGAGCACGGCCGACCCCAAGCCGAGCACGGCCGAGCTGAAGCCCACCGCTTCGTACCGTCGGATGGACGCACCGTTCGCGTCCCGGGCAAGCTGGTTGCACCCGGCGCGGCTGCGACCCGTCGGACGCGGCGCACGGCGACTTGGCCGGGCGGTCGGCGCCTGGGGTCGGCGGCCGACCGGGCGGCTCGTCGTGCCGGGGCTGCTGCTGCTGGCGCTGATCGCCGGCAGCGGCACCGCCGGGGCCGTGCTGGTCCCGGCGACCGCCGGTACGCCGGCACCCACCGCCACGTCGACGATCGAGACGACCGCCGTACCGGAACTGCCGCCGGCAGCCGACCCGGAACTGTTCGATCCGGACCTTCCGTCGCTGGGCGAACAGGACGATCCGCTGACGCCGGCCGGGCCGGCCCGGCCGGCGTCGGCGCTGAGCCCGTGGGCGGCGCAGACGGCGAGCCGGGTGTCGATTCCGGTGGTCGCGCTGGAGGCCTACGGCTACGCCGAACTGGTACTGGCGAACACGACCCCGGGCTGCAACCTGAGCTGGACCACCCTCGCCGCCATCGGCATGATCGAGTCGACGCACGGGACGGCCAACGGGTCGAGGTTGGACTCCGACGGCCGGGCCAACCCACCGATCATCGGACTTCCGCTGGACGGAGCCGGTGGGCGGCAACGGATTGCCGATACCGATGACGGCAGACTGGACAATGACCCGGTTCTCGACCGGGCGGTCGGCCCGATGCAGTTCATCCCGACGACGTGGGCCGAATTCGGGGTGGACGCCGACAACGACGGTGCCACGGATCCGCAGGATATCGATGACGCCGCCCTCGCCGCCGCTAACTACTTGTGCCGGAACGGACGCAATCTGTCCAACCCATCGGATTGGTGGAGTGCCATCCTGTCGTACAACAACGTTCAGCCGTACGCCCAGGCTGTCTTCGACACGGCCAACGAGTACGGGGTACGCAGCCGTACTTAG
- a CDS encoding GNAT family N-acetyltransferase — protein MVHEWDPRTASSAEISSLLDCLNEVFRTDLPGDPLWRPNYLREYLTETMSGVRRICWLAKETTDGGPGQVTGHVNVLLLGDIGVLEILVRPDARRSGLGRELLALAVRRAYHEGFSSVGVEVIGGTCAVDFYESLGFARQFREIRSVLRLASVDWTSIEKMAQDATAGYEIEFHPGGPPADLVEAYARTKAEQNESEDGTLDLRPSSYDPQRLQESLGCLHRRGMKPYIVLARHPASGEVAGLTEVVAPAQHPTRADQYDTIVAQAHQGQGIDRAIKARMLLELRTAEPELAEVQTWNAEGDEGLLQINSEIGYQSDRDWWDYGADIPTLMQRLGVRS, from the coding sequence ATGGTGCACGAGTGGGACCCCCGAACCGCGTCGTCCGCCGAGATCTCGTCTCTGCTGGACTGTCTCAACGAGGTCTTCCGGACGGATCTTCCGGGGGACCCGCTGTGGCGGCCGAACTATCTGCGGGAGTACCTGACCGAGACGATGTCCGGGGTACGCCGGATCTGCTGGTTGGCCAAGGAGACCACCGACGGTGGCCCGGGTCAGGTCACCGGGCACGTCAACGTGCTGCTACTCGGCGACATCGGCGTACTGGAGATCCTGGTGCGACCCGACGCCCGCCGCAGCGGGTTGGGGCGCGAGTTGCTGGCGCTCGCCGTACGCCGGGCCTACCACGAAGGGTTCAGCTCGGTCGGCGTGGAGGTGATCGGCGGCACCTGCGCCGTCGATTTCTACGAGTCGTTGGGTTTCGCCCGACAGTTCCGGGAGATCCGCAGCGTGCTGCGGCTGGCCTCGGTGGACTGGACCTCGATCGAGAAGATGGCACAGGACGCGACGGCCGGATACGAGATCGAGTTCCATCCGGGCGGGCCGCCGGCCGACCTGGTGGAGGCGTACGCCCGGACCAAGGCCGAGCAGAACGAGTCCGAGGACGGCACCCTGGATCTGCGACCCAGCTCATACGATCCGCAGCGGCTGCAGGAGAGCCTCGGCTGCCTGCATCGTCGGGGGATGAAGCCGTACATCGTGCTGGCCCGGCATCCGGCCAGCGGTGAGGTCGCCGGGCTGACCGAGGTCGTGGCCCCGGCGCAGCACCCGACCCGGGCCGACCAGTACGACACGATCGTCGCGCAGGCCCACCAGGGTCAGGGCATCGACCGGGCGATCAAGGCCCGGATGCTGCTGGAGTTGCGGACCGCCGAGCCGGAACTGGCCGAGGTGCAGACCTGGAACGCCGAGGGTGACGAAGGGCTCCTCCAGATCAACTCGGAGATCGGCTATCAGTCTGATCGGGACTGGTGGGACTACGGTGCGGACATCCCCACCCTGATGCAGCGGCTCGGCGTCCGCAGCTGA
- the hemB gene encoding porphobilinogen synthase, translated as MTYPQSRPRRLRRTAAVRRLVEETRLAPAELVLPMFVKEGLTEPRPVASLPGVVQHSRDSLRKAAAEAVAAGVGGIMLFGVPQRRDATGSGGTDPDGILNVAIRDVVAEVGDATVVMSDLCLDEFTDHGHCGLLAADGTVDNDATLDAYAQMALAQAEAGADLLGPSGMMDGQVGVVRRALDAAGHTDTALLAYAAKYASAFYGPFRDAVESALVGDRRTYQQDPANLRESLREVELDVAEGADLVMVKPALPYLDVIAAVRQIVHVPVAAYQVSGEYAMVEAAAANGWVDRERIIMETLTSIRRAGAQIILTYWAVEAADALSS; from the coding sequence ATGACGTACCCGCAGAGTCGACCACGTCGGCTGCGCCGCACCGCCGCGGTGCGCCGGCTGGTCGAGGAGACCCGGCTGGCTCCAGCTGAGCTGGTGCTGCCGATGTTCGTCAAGGAAGGGCTGACCGAGCCGCGACCGGTCGCGTCGCTGCCCGGCGTGGTCCAGCACTCCCGTGACTCGCTGCGCAAGGCCGCCGCCGAGGCGGTGGCGGCCGGCGTCGGCGGCATCATGCTGTTCGGTGTGCCGCAGCGCCGGGACGCCACCGGATCCGGCGGCACCGACCCGGACGGCATCCTCAACGTCGCGATCCGGGACGTGGTCGCCGAGGTCGGCGATGCCACGGTGGTGATGAGTGACCTGTGCCTGGACGAGTTCACCGACCACGGCCACTGCGGGCTGCTGGCCGCCGACGGGACGGTGGACAACGACGCGACCCTGGACGCGTACGCGCAGATGGCGCTCGCCCAGGCCGAAGCCGGCGCTGACCTGCTGGGCCCGTCGGGAATGATGGACGGCCAGGTCGGGGTGGTCCGTCGGGCGCTGGACGCCGCCGGGCACACCGACACCGCGTTGCTGGCGTACGCGGCCAAGTACGCCTCGGCGTTCTACGGCCCGTTCCGCGACGCGGTGGAGTCGGCGCTGGTCGGCGACCGGCGGACGTACCAGCAGGATCCGGCGAACCTGCGGGAGTCGCTGCGCGAGGTCGAGTTGGACGTCGCCGAGGGCGCGGACCTGGTGATGGTCAAGCCGGCGTTGCCCTACCTGGACGTGATCGCGGCGGTCCGGCAGATCGTGCACGTGCCGGTCGCCGCCTACCAGGTCTCCGGCGAGTACGCGATGGTCGAGGCGGCAGCCGCCAACGGCTGGGTGGACCGGGAGCGCATCATCATGGAGACGTTGACCTCGATCCGCCGTGCCGGTGCCCAGATCATCCTCACCTACTGGGCGGTCGAGGCGGCCGACGCGCTCAGCTCCTGA